The sequence below is a genomic window from Kitasatospora kifunensis.
GGCACTTCTTCCGCAACTTCCTGTCCAACGTCGCGATGACGCTGGCCAAGACCGACCTGCGGATCGCCCGCCACTACGTCGAGCAGCTGGTGCCCGCCGAACTGCACCACATCTTCGACCAGATCACCGCCGAGCATGACCTGACCCTGCGTGAGGTGCTGCGGCTGACCGGCGAGAACGAGCTGCTGGAGCACAACCCGGTGCTCAAGCAGACCTTCACCGTCCGCGACGCCTACCTGGACCCGATCTCCTACCTGCAGGTCGCGCTGCTGCGCCGCCAGCGCGAGGAGGTCGCGGCCGGGAGCCCCGAGGACCCGCTGCGGGCCCGTGCGCTGCTGCTGACCGTCAACGGCATCGCCGCCGGCCTGCGCAACACCGGCTGACCCGGTCGTCACGCCGTAGGGCCCGCTCGCGTGCTGCGAGCGGGCCCTACGGCGTGACGAGCCGTTCGAGGCGCAGCCGGGTCAGTCGGCGGTCTTCGCGGTGCGCCGGCGCTTGAGCCAGAGCGCGCCGCCGCCGGCCGTGACCACCAGGCCGCCGGCCACCGCCGGTATGCCGGCGTTGCTGCCCAGGGTGGAGATGAAGGCGCCGGAGAGCGCAGCGGGCGCCGGGGCGGGCGCGGGGGCCGCGCTGGGCGAGGGCGAGGTCGAAGGCGGCGGGTCGTCGACCAACTGGGCGTCCAGCGCGCTGGGCTCGGGCCGCGGGGCGGCCTGGCGCAGCCGACCGCTGCCGCCCCGGGAGCCGCCGATCGCGGCCGCGACGGTGCGGGCGGGGGTGGGCGTGGGGGTGGGCGTCGGGCTGGGGCAGCCACTGGGCAGGTCGGTCGGCGTGGCCAGGGCGGAAGCCGAGGGCGACGGCGAGGACGAGCTCGAAGAGGACGGCGACGCGGTGGCCGAAGCGTCGGAGCTCGGCAGCGGCGGGCAGCTGGGGCCCGTCGTGGTGCTCGGCGAAGCCGTCGGCGAGTGCGGCGCGGTGGGCGGGGCGGAGTCGCTCGGCGACGCCGTCCCCGCAGGGGACTGCGTGGAGGAGGGCGGCGCGTTGCTCGGCACCGGCGTCGGCGAGGGCGACGCGCTCGTCGAGGGCGCGGGTGAGCCGCTCGGCTCGGCCGCGCAAGCCAGTGCGGCACTGCCCAGCAGCGCCGTGACCGCCAGAACCCATGTGCCGGCCACCCGTGCCGAGCCCAACCCCGCGCCCACCAGCGCCCCCATCTTCCCGAGTCCGGGTTGACCGTACCCGATGCGCCGAGGCGTTCCGGCACCGGAACGGGGGCCGTGGGGAAGAGTTGTACGACTGTTGCCCTGCCGGCCACAAGGGACCGGCGGGCTGACGGTCGGCCAGGTCGGCGTCAGGTGTTGTAGGTGCCCTGGGCCCGCTCCAGACCCTCCGTCAGCAGCGCCTCGACGGCGTCCGCCGATCGGTCCACGAACCAGTCCAGCTCCTTGCGCTCGCTGCTGGAGAAGTCCTTGAGGACGAAGTCGGCGACCTCCATCCGGCCCGGCGGACGGCCGATGCCGCAGCGCACCCGGTAGTACTCCGGGCCGAGCGACTTGGTGATCGACTTGAGCCCGTTGTGCCCGTTGTCGCCGCCGCCGAGCTTGAGCCGCAGGGTCGCGTAGTCGATGTCCAGCTCGTCGTGGATCGCGATCACCGCGGAGGTCGGCGCCTTGTAGAAGTCGCGCAGCGCCGTGACCGGACCGCCGGAGAGGTTCATGAAGGTCATCGGCTTGGCCAGCACCACCCGCTGCCCGACCAGGCGCCCCTCGGCGACCTGGGCGCGGCTCTTGTGCGCCTTGAACCTGGCGCCGATCCGCTGGGCCAGCAGGTCGGCCACCATGAAGCCGATGTTGTGCCGGTTGCGGGCGTAGCCCTCGCCGGGGTTGCCCAGGCCCACGATCAGCCAGGGGCCGGTGTACGCGTCATCGCTCATCTGCGCTCCTCCTCCGATACCTCATCATCATGGACGCACAGCTGCCCCGGCTCCCTCATGGGGAACCGGGGCAGCGGCAGCAGAACTACCGGGAGGCTCAGGCCTCGGCGGCGGCCTCAGCGGCGGCCTCGGCGTCGGCGTCGGCCTGCGAGGCCTGGGCGCCGATGACCTGCAGCACGACGGCGTCGGCCTCGACGGCCAGCGTGGTGCCCTTGGGCAGCGCGATGTCGCCGGCCAGGATGGAGGCGCCGGCCTCCAGGCCCTCGATGGAGACGGTGACGGACTCGGGCAGGTGGGTGGCCTCGGCCTCGACCGGCAGCGTGTTCAGCACGTGCTCGACCAGGTTGCCGCCGGGGGCCAGCTCGCCCTCGGTCAGGACCGGGATCTCGACGGTGACCTTCTCGCCGCGCTTGACCAGCAGCAGGTCGACGTGCTCGATGGTGCGCTTGATGGCCTCGCGCTGGACGGCCTTCGGCAGGACGAACTCGTCCTTGCCCTCGATCGGGACGACCAGCAGGGCGTTCGGGGTCTTGAGGGCCATCATCAGGTCGTGGCCGGGCAGGTTCAGGTGAACCGGGGCGTGGCCGTGACCGTAGACGACACCGGGGACGAAGCCGGCGCGGCGGGCGCGGCGGGCGGCACCCTTGCCGAACTCGTTGCGGGGCTCGGCGGCAAGGCGGATCTCGGACACGACTGCACTCCTCGGAAGACTGGCGGGGGGTGCAGGCAACACTCGTACGGTCGTCATACGAGGCCCGAACAGCACGAAGCCGCCGGGACCACACCCTTAAACACTGGGGGGTTCGCTCGGCGGCGGGACGACTCTGCCAACGGTCGGTACTCCGACCCCGGCAGCGCGTCGATCACGGAGCAGGCGCCTGATGGGCGCGCGGCATCCCTCGCCGAGCAGTCTCATGAGTCTAACCGCACCACTCGTCAACCGTGAAATCGGCCCCGTCGCCAGCAGCGACGGGGCCGATAGGACCTGACGGGCCATCAGCGGGCTCAGCCACCGCGAGCTCGGCTCGGGCGGCCCCAGGTTGCTCAGATGACTCAGTGCACGCCCTCGAAGAGCGAGGTCACCGAGCCCTCCTCGAAGACCTCACGGATCGCGGCGGCGATCGAGGGGGCGATGGAGAGCGTGGTGACCTTGTCCAGCTGCAGCTCGGCCGGGCAGGGCAGGGTGTTGGTGAAGACGAACTCGCTGACCCGCGAGTTCTTCAGCCGGTCACCGGCCGGGCCGGACAGCACGCCGTGGGTGGCGGCCACGATGACGTCGGCGGCACCGGCGTCGAAGAGCGCGTCGGCGGCGGCGCAGATGGTGCCGGCGGTGTCGATCATGTCGTCGACCAGGACGCAGACCCGGTCCTTGACGTCACCGACCACCTCGGCGGAGAGGATGGTGTTGGCCTGGCTCATGTCGCGGCGCTTGTGGATGATCGCCAGCGGGGCGTCCAGCCGGTCGCACCACTGGTCGGCCACCTTCACCCGGCCGGCATCCGGCGAGACGATGGTCAGCTTGCTGCGGTCGACCTTCTCGCCGAGGTAGTCGGCGAGAAGCGGCAGCGCGAAGAGGTGGTCCACCGGACCGGCGAAGAAGCCCTGGATCTGCGCGGTGTGCAGGTCCACGGCCATGATCCGGTCGGCGCCGGCCTGGGCCAGCAGGTCGGCGATCAGACGGGCCGAGATCGGCTCGCGGCCCAGGTGCTTCTTGTCCTGGCGGGCGTAGCCGTAGAACGGCAGGATCGCGGTGATGCTCTTGGCGGAGGCCCGCTTCAGCGCGTCGATCATGATCAGCTGTTCCATGATCCACTGGTTGATGGGAGCCGTGTGGCTCTGCATCACAAAGCAGTCCGCCCCCCGGGCGGACTCCAGGAAGCGGACGTAGATCTCGCCGTTGGCGAAGTCCAGGGCCTTGGTCGGGACGAGCTCGGTGCCCAGCGCCGCGGCCACCTCCTTCGCCAGCTCGGGGTGGGCACGGCCGGAGAAGAGCTTCAGTTTCTTCTCACCCGACGTCGTGATCCCGCTCACTGCACCGTCTCCTCGTGTTGCTGCCGCATGGTCCCGCCGCGCCGCACCCGGGCGGCAGAAACCGCCCGGACCGGTGGTCGACGAGGAATTGGGTACGCCTCGGCACGGGCTACAGCCCCACGGCGCACGTATGTACACCAGGTTACGCGCCCGGCCGCGAAGCGTCCGGCCCGGGAGGGTCGCAGCGGCGCCACCCGGGGCGGCTCAGGCCTGGGTGGGCTGGTCCAGCGCGGCGGCCGCGGCCGCCGCGGAAGCAGTGCCGGCGCGCTTGCGCGCCACCCAGCCCTCGACGTTGCGCTGCTGTGCGCGGCTCACGCCGAGCGCGCCCGGGGGCACGTCCTTGCTGATCACCGAGCCGGCGCCGGTGTAAGCGCCGTCACCGATAGTGACCGGGGCGATGAGCATGTTGTCGGTGCCGACCCGGGCGTGCGCGCCGATCACGGTGGGGTTCTTGTTCACCCCGTCCCAGTTGGCGGTGATCGTGGCCGCCCCCACGTTGGCGCCCTCGCCGATGGTGGCGTCGCCCATGTAGGACAGGTGCGGCACCTTGGCCCCGGCGCCGATGCTCGACTTCTTGACCTCGACGAAGGTGCCGATCTTGCCCTTCTCGCCGAGCGCGACCCCGCCGCGCAGGTAGGCGAAGGGCCCGACGCTGGCGCCCGCCCCGATCTCGGCCTGCTCGACCACCGCGTTGCTCACCGTGGCGCCGGCCCCGACCACCGTGTCGGTCAGGGTGCTGTTCGGGCCCACCCGGCAGCCCTCGCCCAGGTGGGTGGCGCCGTGCAGCTGGGTGCCGGGGAGCACCACGGCGTCCGGCTCGTAGCTCACCTGCGCGTCG
It includes:
- a CDS encoding ribose-phosphate diphosphokinase, which codes for MSGITTSGEKKLKLFSGRAHPELAKEVAAALGTELVPTKALDFANGEIYVRFLESARGADCFVMQSHTAPINQWIMEQLIMIDALKRASAKSITAILPFYGYARQDKKHLGREPISARLIADLLAQAGADRIMAVDLHTAQIQGFFAGPVDHLFALPLLADYLGEKVDRSKLTIVSPDAGRVKVADQWCDRLDAPLAIIHKRRDMSQANTILSAEVVGDVKDRVCVLVDDMIDTAGTICAAADALFDAGAADVIVAATHGVLSGPAGDRLKNSRVSEFVFTNTLPCPAELQLDKVTTLSIAPSIAAAIREVFEEGSVTSLFEGVH
- a CDS encoding 50S ribosomal protein L25/general stress protein Ctc encodes the protein MSEIRLAAEPRNEFGKGAARRARRAGFVPGVVYGHGHAPVHLNLPGHDLMMALKTPNALLVVPIEGKDEFVLPKAVQREAIKRTIEHVDLLLVKRGEKVTVEIPVLTEGELAPGGNLVEHVLNTLPVEAEATHLPESVTVSIEGLEAGASILAGDIALPKGTTLAVEADAVVLQVIGAQASQADADAEAAAEAAAEA
- the pth gene encoding aminoacyl-tRNA hydrolase, with the protein product MSDDAYTGPWLIVGLGNPGEGYARNRHNIGFMVADLLAQRIGARFKAHKSRAQVAEGRLVGQRVVLAKPMTFMNLSGGPVTALRDFYKAPTSAVIAIHDELDIDYATLRLKLGGGDNGHNGLKSITKSLGPEYYRVRCGIGRPPGRMEVADFVLKDFSSSERKELDWFVDRSADAVEALLTEGLERAQGTYNT